A window from Vigna angularis cultivar LongXiaoDou No.4 chromosome 7, ASM1680809v1, whole genome shotgun sequence encodes these proteins:
- the LOC108338340 gene encoding chlorophyllide a oxygenase, chloroplastic, producing MNAIFTASALSLPIFLRASKFDTRKDLKCRFKVFAVFGEEDKKNAWGALFDVEDPRSKIPQNKGKVLDIYQALEVARHDIQYLDWRARQDVLTIMLLHEKVVEVLNPLAREYKSIGTLKKELAGLQDELAHAHRQVHISEARVTTALDKLAYMEELVNDRLLQDRSTAEIAQTSSSPSTSENSLPTEKRRKSRKSLNVSGPVQSYHPHLKNFWYPVAFSRDLKDDTMIPIECFEEPWVIFRGKDGKPGCVQNTCAHRACPLHLGSVNEGRIQCPYHGWEYTTEGKCEKMPSTRFLNVKIKSVPCFEKEGMIWIWPGNDPPTATLPSLLPPSGFEIHAEIVMELPIEHGLLLDNLLDLAHAPFTHTSTFAKGWSVPSLVKFLTPASGLHGYWDPYPIDMEFRPPCMVLSTIGISKPGKLRGQNIRECSTHLHQLHVCLPSSKQKTRLLYRMSLDFAPLLKHIPFIQYLWRHFADQVINEDLRLVVGQQERMNDGANVWNFPVPYDKLGVRYRIWRDALERGDKQLPFTSYTSNTE from the exons ATGAATGCGATCTTCACTGCTTCAGCTCTCTCTCTTCCAATTTTCCTTAGAGCTTCTAAATTTGACACAAGAAAG GATTTGAAATGTAGATTTAAAGTGTTTGCTGTATTTGGAGAAGAAGACAAGAAAAATGCATGGGGTGCGCTGTTTGATGTTGAGGATCCAAGATCCAAGATTCCACAGAATAAAGGGAAGGTTTTGGATATATATCAGGCCCTGGAAGTTGCAAGACATGATATTCAGTACTTAGACTGGCGAGCTCGGCAAGATGTGCTCACAATCATGCTCCTCCATGAAAAG GTGGTTGAAGTTCTGAATCCTCTAGCTCGTGAATATAAATCGATTGGCACCTTGAAAAAGGAGCTAGCTGGGTTGCAGGATGAGTTAGCACACGCACACAGACAG GTTCATATATCTGAAGCAAGGGTTACCACTGCTTTAGATAAGCTTGCTTACATGGAAGAATTGGTAAATGATAGGCTGTTGCAAGACAGAAGCACAGCTGAAATTGCCCAAACATCATCTTCTCCCAGTACGTCTGAAAATTCTCTACCTacagaaaagagaagaaagtcACGGAAAAGCTTGAACGTATCAGGCCCAGTTCAGTCATACCATCCCCACTTGAAGAATTTCTGGTATCCTGTTGCTTTCTCCAGGGACCTAAAGGATGATACAATG ATCCCAATAGAATGTTTTGAGGAACCATGGGTTATCTTCAGAGGGAAAGATGGAAAGCCTGGATGTGTCCAGAATACTTGTGCACACAGAGCCTGTCCTCTGCACCTGGGTTCAGTAAATGAGGGTCGTATCCAATGCCCCTACCATG GCTGGGAATATACCACTGAAGGAAAATGTGAGAAAATGCCATCTACTCGATTTCTAAATGTGAAAATAAAGTCAGTTCCATGCTTTGAAAAGGAGGGAATGATCTGGATTTGGCCTGGAAATGATCCGCCAACGGCTACACTTCCATCTTTACTACCGCCTTCTGGATTTGAAATCCATGCCGAG ATTGTGATGGAACTTCCAATTGAACATGGTTTACTTTTGGACAATCTTTTGGATCTTGCCCATGCCCCTTTTACTCACACTTCAACATTCGCTAAGGGATGGAGTGTTCCCAG CTTGGTGAAGTTTTTGACACCTGCATCTGGCCTGCATGGATACTGGGACCCTTATCCTATTGATATGGAGTTTCGACCACCTTGCATGGTTTTATCAACCATTGGGATTTCAAAGCCTGGGAAACTGAGGGGACAAAATATCAGGGAGTGTTCAACGCACCTGCACCAACTTCATGTCTGTTTACCATCTTCGAAACAAAAGACAAGATTGCTATATAGAATGTCACTGGATTTCGCTCCCCTGCTTAAGCATATACCTTTTATTCAGTATCTATGGAGGCATTTCGCAGACCAG GTTATAAATGAGGATCTGCGGTTAGTGGTGGGGCAACAGGAACGAATGAACGATGGAGCAAATGTATGGAATTTTCCAGTACCCTATGATAAGCTTGGGGTGAGATACAGAATATGGAGAGATGCATTGGAGCGAGGAGATAAACAACTACCATTCACCTCATATACATCAAATACAGAATAA
- the LOC108337777 gene encoding uncharacterized protein LOC108337777 — MFFFFVGGLQQEVRQVLKSGVSKCTYCGSSVDLVNTEKVLKLFFVPVWRWPAKDPLYHCAYCKNFFPYNYSLPPAAESPEAVAEALRCRFCERAVDADFRFCPFCGSEL, encoded by the coding sequence atgttcttcttcttcgtgGGAGGGTTACAGCAAGAGGTGCGACAGGTTCTGAAATCCGGTGTGAGCAAGTGCACGTACTGCGGCAGCAGCGTCGATCTTGTGAACACCGAAAAGGTTCTCAAGCTCTTCTTTGTTCCCGTGTGGCGGTGGCCGGCTAAGGATCCTCTCTATCATTGCGCCTATTGTAAGAACTTCTTCCCCTACAATTACTCTCTGCCGCCCGCCGCCGAATCGCCGGAGGCGGTGGCAGAAGCCTTGCGCTGCCGCTTCTGCGAGCGCGCGGTGGACGCAGACTTCCGATTCTGCCCCTTCTGTGGATCCGAACTGTGA